AAACCAGCCTGCACATCCTTGTGGTTTCACTTTGACTTCCCCTCCAGACACCCTCTGTATCTTCTTTAAGTTGTTATGGGTATGATTTTATTAAAGAATGGTCCAAATTTCTTACCATTTTCAAGGTGCCAAAATACTTTAATCTAGCAAATACATGCCAACAAGATAAAACTTTGTATTCTACCTGCCTCATATAATCTTGACAAATAAGAATGTggatctgttttataaatgagtgaCATATAATGGCTTAACTTCTTAAATGACTAAACActttaaatgttttaaggaaGGACAAATTCTAGCAAAGAACATCCTGAGAAATGATGTACTTTTAAAAGTTGGCATGTTCTTTCTCCAGAGCGACAGCTCTCAGTGTAATCAATTTTCCCAAGACTTTTGGGGGAAACTGGCTCATCTAAGTTTAGAAAACCAAAGgatattaaatatacttttaaatagcACGGAAGTCACCTCAAAATAGCACATCaagacatttattttcatggTTGTATAGTCTTTTTGGGGATTAGTTAAAACACTTTAGTTTTGAAATAGTCCAAAAAGGAACTTGCTAAGAGCTAAAGATTACAGCTTTGTTATAAATTACCTCTTCAAATTTAAGCTTTACATCCTCAGATCCAGGAAAGCCACCGCCAATATCAAGCAGATACATGTTGAAACCAACCTCGGCCTAGAGTCAAGAAAATTAAGTCAATCAAGGAGCCAGATTCGTAACAAGTTATGAAAAATGAAGCCCATAATTAGGTTAAACCTCTGTAACATGAGATGACTTCTACAAAAGGTTAAGCAGGACTAGTTTTGTCATTTCTATCCCTCTCCTTACACTTGGGGTCTACACATACTCACCCCCATGTCAAAGACACAGCGGGCATCAGAGATGGCCTGCACGAAGGTCTCAGGATCAGTACAGCCACTCCCCACGTGGAAGCTGGGgcgaaaagaaagaaaatatattatttctacTTCTAGAAATAACTATTCACAGTGGGAGAAAACCTGTTAAACTTGCATTGTCTAATCTTAACCTCTATCTGTGCTGTCACCAAGGTCTCACCTGACACCGATGACATCAATGTCTAGCTCCTTTGCCCTTTCCAGAAGAAGCCTGCTGGTTTTCAGTGTGGCACCAAATTTGACACTGAGGCGACAGACTGCTTTGGAATCATCAGTGGCGATCCGTAAAACCAACCTAGAAGAAGGAAAAGTGTATCAAATTTCTCATGACAGAAGACCACTTACAGCCAGGGTTAAAATAGAGAATCCTTAGCTCTGCCACCCTGTGGTTTGTGTTTAACATGGTTTTATGAATCAAGAGAGTTAAACTTTTTTCTACTGTCTCTGATGCAGCACAGAGATGACTGAAGTATGGAAATTTGACTCTGTTTGCCATTACACAGATCCCATATCTGACCCTGCCCTCACATGGAGAAGTAACTCACTTGGCCTTTGGATGTGCCCTGGCAACTTTCATCAACTCGACTTCACTATCAAAAGTCATCATCTGGACTCCATTATTGGCAGCGTACTTAATCTGAGACACTTGTTTACAAGGGTTTGCATAAATAATCTTCTCTGGAGGCACCCCGAGACTCTGCACCAACTGTATTTCAGTCTGAAAAAAGAAGAGGTATTACACTACATGCAGGTGATAaatggaagaaacagagaaacataGGAAGTGGTCACAGTCCCCACTTGTTCACGAGCATCTACTGCCCCAGCAGCACAACCAGGGCCGTCCTACACAGTCACCAgagttctgcagcttttgctcaCCTTGCTGGCACAGTCAAATCCTGTCCCGATGGCAGCTAGAGTCTTCACTATGGTTCTGCTATCATTGCATTTAACTGCGTAAAAGGGAGTGACCCGAGGAAGAGCTTTTAACCATCTCAGATGTTTCTTTAGAATGTCTCCCAGGTCCGCAACATAGAAGGCATCCTTATCATCCTGCAGCAAGAGTGGTTACAGGAAACCCATCAGTAGCCTAACAACACGTCTGCCAAGCAGCCTTCCCTTCTCTCGCCCATCGTTCCCAATGAAGCCCACTCTAGTCAGTCACTGACGTGCACATCACTATTGTCACTGGATGATCTACAGCCAGTTAAATTCTAAATTCCCTAACAAGACACCTGCATTTCTGTAAGGCCCCACTGAAGTTTCCCACTCATTGGCTTAACATTCTCAAAGCTGCGCTGCCAGCATGGACTTAAATATacttacagaagaagaaacttcattaattttttgGTCCAGAATGTCCTTGGCAGTAAAGCCTTCATCCAGGAAATGGCAGTCGAACTCTTCATTACTAAAGCTGTTCATGGCTTCTTGATGTCGTTCTGAAACACAACAAACTGCAAACAGGAAGGACAAATTTACTCAGAAGTCTTAGCAACACTTAGTAATTCTTAACAAGATAAATCTGTAACAATCATGAATACTCACATGGAAAACTAAGAGaaggaatttaaagaaattatgcCTGCTTTTCACAAAGGCAATTCAGGAATCCCAAGTCCCACCGAAGATGCGTGTGCCCTGGATGAAGTGGTGGAAACGTTCTGATAAACACGGAATCTGCTGTCCACCTTAGGAACACATTAAATGGGAAG
The sequence above is a segment of the Camelus bactrianus isolate YW-2024 breed Bactrian camel chromosome 15, ASM4877302v1, whole genome shotgun sequence genome. Coding sequences within it:
- the ODC1 gene encoding ornithine decarboxylase encodes the protein MNSFSNEEFDCHFLDEGFTAKDILDQKINEVSSSDDKDAFYVADLGDILKKHLRWLKALPRVTPFYAVKCNDSRTIVKTLAAIGTGFDCASKTEIQLVQSLGVPPEKIIYANPCKQVSQIKYAANNGVQMMTFDSEVELMKVARAHPKAKLVLRIATDDSKAVCRLSVKFGATLKTSRLLLERAKELDIDVIGVSFHVGSGCTDPETFVQAISDARCVFDMGAEVGFNMYLLDIGGGFPGSEDVKLKFEEITSVINPALDKYFPSDSGVRIIAEPGRYYVASAFTLAVNIIAKKLVLKEQTGSDDEDESSEQTFMYYVNDGVYGSFNCILYDHAHVKPLLQKRPKPDEKYYSSSIWGPTCDGLDRIVERCNLPEMHVGDWMLFENMGAYTVAAASTFNGFQRPTIYYVMSGPTWQLMQQIQNRDFPPEVEEQDVSTLPVSCAWESGMKRHPAACASASINV